In Thunnus maccoyii chromosome 3, fThuMac1.1, whole genome shotgun sequence, the following proteins share a genomic window:
- the unm_sa1614 gene encoding arf-GAP with SH3 domain, ANK repeat and PH domain-containing protein 2: MPECVSVSEFVQEVQEDWSSPTTSSFTSKMISCRNTVYLLEEVLDSDRLVLQKMKKAAKAKYTSGQDHVSHLEQYIQSMEKLSVNCHSNGEAEVGSAFCRLADFSKELLSPMKNLLKSMLHNINFFLDSLVKGDLREVKGDLKKPFDRAWRDYESRFKQVEKEKRELARQYGMVRSEVSGGEIAEELEKERRSFQLSMCEYLIKVNEIKTKRGVDLLQNLIKHYHSHNNFLQECVSTTQRLKQYMEELNGVLTTVKQRQEEEKRQLVTLRDQLRPVVHTEQDSLPKQLYSMHQLLGDKQYGTERTGFLYKKSDGLRKMWQKRKCSVHNCYLTIAHATPNKPPTRLNLLTCQVKPSVEDKKCFDLISHNRTYHFLAEDEAECVAWISVLSNSKQEALSVALDGGRRSGGAGESSMEDLTRAITDDIRRMPGNNNCCDCGAPEPGWLSTNLGILTCIECSGIHREMGVHVSRIQSLSLDSLGTSDLLLARNVGNSGFNEILEANLLSPSLKPSQHSHMAERKDFILSKYQDVHFVRRSHNSTVALQVGLQEATKSCDIYSLIQLYAQRMELSQPLHAHIQEKGETALHLAVLLADRTSLHILDFLAQNCSNVDAQTTAGNTALHYSCLHNKSDCVKLLLRARANTLIKNELGETALDVSRKLKHSHCEALLQQAQCNQFDHHVHVEYEWRLRHDDLYDSDDDFDDRNGPVKKERASSSSFTSSFSFSSRPFSFGQSTPSSITLPYPIIAGGAPVGAAGGLLSVGRRLAMAMELHSRPSGSAPSPPPPPPSSPAPPLPPRVKAPNVPPPPPPAGGDGVGEEEEEVGEVFFSFTGNRKLTPPPPIAVRHKRSCSESSKHDYGLPTSPRIYSGPESSFKKCVPSSPLSSLTERPDRGFRRADSDISSSHFLHPASRAAPTGSPTNHRSQSFENDLRGPAPQPLPRRSLPRGTSSRRAQALYDCQADHHDELSFSEGQMLVVLGQEDSDWWHGYIEDEPDQRGLFPSSFVQLLSD; the protein is encoded by the exons ATGCCGGAGTGCGTGTCGGTGTCAGAGTTCGTGCAGGAGGTTCAGGAGGACTGGAGCtcccccaccacctcctcctttACCTCCAAGATGATCAGCTGCAGGAACACCGTCTACCTGCTGGAGGAG gttctGGACAGTGACCGCTTGGTGTTGCAGAAGATGAAGAAAGCTGCTAAAGCCAAATACACATCAGgacaag accaCGTGTCTCACCTGGAGCAGTATATTCAATCCATGGAGAAGCTGTCAGTCAACTGTCACTCAAATGGAGAGGCCGAGGTCGGCTCCGCCTTCTGTCGCCTTGCGGACTTTTCTAAAGAACTCCTCTCTCCTATGAAGAACCTG ttAAAGAGCATGCTCCACAACATCAACTTCTTCCTGGACTCTCTGGTTAAAGGGGACCTGAGGGAGGTGAAGGGG gATCTGAAGAAGCCTTTTGACAGAGCATGGAGAGACTATGAGAGCAGATT taaGCAagtggagaaggagaagagggagtTAGCTCGTCAGTATGGGATGGTGAGGAGTGAGGTGAGCGGAGGAGAGATCGCCGAAGAGCTCGAGAAGGAGAGACGCTCCTTTCAACTGAGCATGTGTGAG tatcTGATTAAGGTCAACGAGATAAAGACTAAGAGAGGAGTGGACCTCCTGCAGAACCTTATCAAGCATTACCACAGCCACAACaa tTTTCTGCAGGAGTGTGTTTCCACCACTCAGAGGTTGAAACAGTACATGGAGGAGCTGAACGGAGTCCTGACGACG gtgaaGCAGCgtcaggaggaagagaagagacagCTTGTGACACTCAGAGATCAGCTGAGGCCGGTCGTCCACACAGAGCAG gACTCTTTACCTAAGCAGTTGTACAGCATGCATCAGCTGCTGGGAGACAAACAGTACGGAACAGAGAGAACAGGATTCCTCTACAAGAAGAGTGACgg GTTGAGGAAAATGTGGCAGAAGAGGAAATGTTCAGTTCACAACTGTTACCTGACCATCGCACATGCTACT cctaaTAAACCTCCTACCAGACTCAACCTGCTCACCTGTCAGGTTAAACCCAGTGTGGAGGACAAGAAATGCTTCGACCTCATCTCTC ATAATCGGACCTATCACTTCCTGGCTGAGGATGAAGCCGAGTGTGTTGC ctggATCTCGGTGCTCAGTAACAGTAAGCAGGAGGCTCTGAGTGTGGCTCTGGACGGGGGGAGGAGAAGCGGaggagccggggagagcagcatgGAGGATCTGACCCGGGCCATCACGGATGACATCAGACGGATGCCAGGAAACAACAACTGCTGTGACTGTGGAGCTCCTG AACCTGGATGGCTCTCGACCAACCTGGGTATCCTGACGTGTATCGAGTGTTCAGGGATCCACAGGGAGATGGGGGTCCACGTCTCCAGGATCCAGTCTCTGAGTTTGGACAGTCTGGGGACCTCAGACCTGCTG ttGGCCAGGAATGTTGGTAACTCTGGTTTTAATGAAATACTGGAGGCAAACCTGCTGAGTCCATCACTGAAGCCGTCCCAACACAGCCACAT ggcAGAGCGTAAAGACTTCATCCTGTCCAAGTATCAGGATGTTCATTTTGTGAGGCGGAGCCACAACTCTACTGTAGCGCTACAAGTCGGCCTGCAGGAGGCGACCAAGAGCTGCGACATCTACAGTCTGATCCAGCTGTACGCCCAGAGGATGGAGCTGAGCCAGCCgctgcacgcacacatacag GAAAAAGGGGAAACTGCGCTCCATCTAGCCGTCCTATTGGCTGACAGGACATCGCTGCACATCCTGGACTTCTTGGCTCAGAACTG ctctAACGTGGATGCGCAGACAACAGCTGGCAACACAGCGCTGCACTACAGCTGTCTGCACAACAAAAGCGACTGTGTGAAACTGCTGCTGAGAGCCAGAGCCAACACACTTATCA AGAACGAGTTAGGAGAGACAGCTCTGGACGTGAGCCGCAAGTTGAAGCATAGCCACTGTGAGGCGCTG ctgcagcaggcccAGTGCAACCAGTTTGACCATCACGTCCACGTGGAGTACGAGTGGAGGCTTCGTCATGACGATCTCTACGACAGTGACGATGACTTTGACGACAGG AATGGTCCAGTGAAGAAGGAGcgcgcctcctcctcctccttcacctcctccttctctttctcctcccgtCCCTTCAGCTTCGGTCAGTCCACCCCTTCCTCCATCACACTGCCCTACCCTATAATAGCAGGAGGAGCACCAGTAGGCGCGGCTGGAGGTCTGCTCAGCGTAGGGAGGAGGCTGGCCATGGCCATGGAGCTCCACAGCCGGCCGTCTGGCTCTGCCCCCagccctcctccacctcccccctcctcccccgcACCTCCGCTGCCCCCGAGGGTCAAAG CTCCCAATGTTCCTCCTCCGCCGCCTCCTGCTGGCGGGGATGGAgttggagaggaagaggaggaagtgggGGAAgtcttcttctccttcacaggaaacagaaagttgacccctccccctcccatcGCCGTCCGACACAAGAGAAGCTGCTCCGAATCCAGCAAACACG attACGGGTTGCCAACCAGTCCCAGGATCTACAGTGGTCCAGAGTCCTCCTTCAAGAAGTGTGT tccatcttctcctctcagctcgCTGACTGAACGACCAGACAGAG gtTTTCGGAGGGCGGACAGTGACATAAGCTCCTCCCACTTCCTGCACCCTGCCAGTAGAGCCGCGCCCACCGGGTCTCCCACCAATCACCGCTCTCAGAGCTTTGAGAATGATCTCAGAGGCCCCGCCCCCCAGCCGCTTCCTCGCAGGTCATTG CCTCGGGGCACGTCCAGTCGGAGGGCTCAGGCGCTGTATGACTGCCAGGCCGACCACCATGATGAGCTGAGCTTCTCTGAGGGACAGATGCTGGTGGTTCTGGGACAGGAGGACAGTGATTGGTGG catggTTACATAGAGGACGAACCGGACCAGAGAGGTTTGTTTCCGTCTTCCTTTGTGCAGCTGCTCTCAGACTGA